One genomic window of Caldivirga maquilingensis IC-167 includes the following:
- a CDS encoding acetate--CoA ligase family protein — MVHDIVTKALSEGRFKLLDHEAYELLEAYGIPTPGYRVVSNYEEAIKAANEVGYPVAIKVISPDIMHKTDVGGVILNVNSDDDVKRACGEMTNNIKHLAPYARVFGFLVQHMVQGGLEVIVGGLRDRIFGTVILFGIGGVLTELYKDTSMRVAPITEDDALSMIKETKAYQLMIGYRGMPRRDIYSLVDIIVKFSRLMIENPQISEADLNPVIMLENGKGSYAVDARFIIKPT; from the coding sequence ATGGTCCATGATATAGTTACTAAAGCACTCTCAGAGGGTAGGTTTAAGCTACTTGATCATGAGGCATATGAGCTACTTGAGGCATACGGCATACCAACACCTGGGTATAGGGTGGTGTCTAATTACGAGGAAGCCATTAAGGCCGCTAATGAGGTTGGTTACCCAGTGGCAATAAAGGTGATTTCCCCTGACATAATGCATAAGACTGATGTGGGAGGTGTGATACTTAACGTTAACAGTGATGATGACGTTAAGAGGGCTTGCGGAGAAATGACCAATAACATTAAACACCTGGCACCATACGCCAGGGTATTCGGCTTCCTGGTTCAACACATGGTTCAAGGGGGACTGGAGGTAATTGTGGGTGGTTTAAGGGATAGAATATTCGGTACAGTAATCCTATTTGGAATTGGTGGCGTATTAACTGAGTTATATAAGGATACCTCAATGAGGGTGGCCCCAATCACTGAGGATGATGCCTTAAGCATGATTAAGGAGACTAAGGCTTACCAATTAATGATAGGCTACAGGGGTATGCCGAGAAGGGATATTTACTCACTCGTGGATATAATCGTTAAATTCTCCAGACTAATGATTGAGAATCCGCAGATCTCTGAAGCAGACTTGAACCCAGTTATAATGCTTGAGAATGGGAAAGGTTCATACGCAGTGGACGCAAGGTTCATAATAAAGCCTACTTAA
- a CDS encoding acetate--CoA ligase family protein: MVIEQTREAVSKGGIEALFYPSSVAVIGATPKPGHVGYVIMSNLLSKFKGKVILVNPRYDSINGAKCYKSITEVNDEVDLAVIAVPAPVVPQVTAEAVKKNVKALIIISGGFSEVGDEGRRLEDEVREIVKNTQVRVLGPNCIGVYNADNGLDTFFLPEDRMGRPPKGPIALISQSGAVAAAILDWASRRRLGIGLAVNYGNKLDVNESELLEYLANNSNVKVITIYMEGLKYPGEGLRFLETAKKVTQIKPVIVYKAGRTKASAGAVASHTAALAGDYEIYRGAFRQAGLIEANSVREMFDLAKALATQPLPRGRRVLVLTDSGGMGIQAVDTLSMLGLEVPELPETIQSMLRKFLPPLAIVRNPVDVTGSATDEYYKIVLDSILPTSYVDMALIVALMQIPGLTPNLVNYIIDAKRYGKPMVVVSFGGSAMMEKFNEALEDNGIPVYATPDRGARALWALVQYSMIKRMLREEVE; encoded by the coding sequence ATGGTTATTGAACAAACCAGGGAAGCAGTCAGTAAAGGGGGGATTGAGGCATTGTTTTACCCATCATCGGTTGCAGTAATTGGGGCGACACCTAAGCCGGGTCATGTTGGTTACGTCATAATGAGTAATTTACTGAGTAAATTTAAGGGGAAGGTTATTCTAGTTAATCCAAGGTATGATTCAATAAATGGTGCTAAATGCTATAAGAGCATCACTGAGGTGAATGATGAAGTTGACTTAGCAGTAATAGCTGTACCAGCCCCCGTGGTCCCCCAGGTTACCGCTGAGGCTGTGAAGAAGAATGTTAAGGCATTAATAATAATCAGCGGTGGCTTCAGTGAGGTTGGGGATGAAGGTAGGAGACTTGAGGATGAGGTTAGGGAAATTGTTAAGAACACTCAGGTTAGGGTTCTTGGCCCAAATTGCATAGGGGTTTATAATGCTGATAATGGCCTCGACACCTTCTTCCTACCTGAGGATAGGATGGGTAGGCCGCCTAAGGGCCCAATAGCCTTAATAAGCCAGTCGGGGGCGGTTGCAGCGGCGATACTTGACTGGGCATCAAGGAGGAGACTGGGCATAGGTTTAGCTGTGAATTACGGTAATAAGCTTGATGTTAATGAGTCAGAGTTACTGGAGTACCTGGCTAATAATAGTAATGTTAAGGTGATTACAATATACATGGAGGGTTTAAAGTACCCTGGCGAGGGCTTAAGATTCCTTGAAACAGCTAAGAAGGTTACTCAAATAAAGCCGGTAATAGTCTATAAGGCTGGTAGAACTAAGGCATCGGCAGGTGCTGTGGCAAGCCATACTGCGGCATTAGCCGGTGACTATGAAATCTACAGGGGTGCCTTTAGGCAGGCTGGTTTAATTGAGGCTAATAGTGTTAGGGAGATGTTTGACTTAGCCAAGGCCTTAGCCACGCAACCATTACCAAGGGGTAGGAGGGTGCTTGTGCTTACTGATAGCGGTGGAATGGGGATTCAGGCAGTGGACACCTTATCAATGCTTGGTCTTGAAGTTCCTGAATTACCTGAAACGATCCAATCAATGCTTAGGAAATTCCTACCACCCTTGGCAATAGTTAGGAATCCGGTTGACGTAACCGGTAGTGCGACTGATGAGTACTATAAGATAGTGCTTGACTCAATCCTACCCACTAGTTACGTTGACATGGCCCTCATAGTAGCCTTAATGCAGATACCTGGCTTAACCCCAAACCTCGTCAACTACATTATTGATGCTAAAAGATATGGGAAACCCATGGTTGTAGTCTCCTTCGGCGGTAGCGCAATGATGGAGAAGTTCAATGAGGCCCTGGAGGATAATGGAATACCAGTTTACGCAACACCAGATAGGGGTGCTAGGGCACTATGGGCCCTGGTGCAGTACAGTATGATTAAGAGGATGCTTAGGGAGGAGGTGGAGTAG
- a CDS encoding VIT1/CCC1 transporter family protein, translating into MSQHSEVMGNIDYVGFYKDELTDYYVYSTLARVERNKDRRSALMEIASTELRHAKYWEARARELGLSVGEFKVPWLKIIFYLTLRLLFGLAVVIRLREREEDEAIVRYVNARDVVKDPALDEIIKDEVIHEDYFIEEATKMSERFNNIRDFIYGMSDGLVEVMAALAGLVPVVVNPLLIAMAGLIVGVAGTISMSIGAYMSVKAQSELMNYRVNKVKTALRVMPISTVTDKVLDILKSSGVPEEKARSIARELSEYKDAVSDMVITRELGYVESTENAAKSAVSTGVSYIIGAALVILPFPTIGLVNRYAALFTSIVLMIIATSVAGVFTAASSNAKMRSVIARNVGLSLLALTVTYLVGSLAHALGATVT; encoded by the coding sequence ATGAGTCAGCATAGTGAGGTAATGGGTAACATTGACTATGTTGGGTTCTATAAGGATGAGTTAACGGATTACTACGTGTACAGTACCCTTGCTAGGGTTGAGAGGAATAAGGATAGAAGGAGCGCGTTAATGGAGATTGCCTCAACAGAACTTAGACATGCTAAGTATTGGGAGGCAAGGGCTAGGGAGTTAGGGTTAAGTGTTGGTGAGTTTAAGGTTCCGTGGCTTAAGATTATTTTCTACCTAACCCTAAGGCTACTCTTCGGTCTTGCAGTTGTTATTAGGCTTAGGGAGAGAGAGGAGGATGAGGCTATAGTAAGGTATGTTAACGCCAGGGATGTTGTTAAGGATCCTGCGCTTGATGAGATAATTAAGGATGAGGTAATACATGAGGATTACTTCATAGAGGAGGCAACTAAGATGAGTGAACGCTTCAATAATATTAGGGACTTCATATACGGTATGAGTGATGGCCTAGTTGAAGTAATGGCAGCATTAGCCGGATTAGTGCCCGTTGTAGTTAACCCACTGTTAATAGCCATGGCCGGCTTAATAGTTGGTGTTGCCGGTACAATATCAATGAGTATAGGAGCCTACATGTCTGTTAAGGCTCAGTCCGAGTTAATGAACTACAGGGTGAATAAGGTTAAGACAGCCCTCAGGGTAATGCCCATTAGCACCGTTACCGATAAGGTACTTGACATTTTAAAAAGCAGCGGCGTACCCGAGGAGAAGGCTAGGAGTATTGCAAGGGAATTAAGCGAATATAAGGATGCGGTATCGGACATGGTTATAACAAGGGAATTAGGCTACGTGGAGTCCACTGAGAATGCCGCTAAATCAGCCGTGAGCACCGGTGTATCCTACATAATCGGCGCTGCCTTAGTCATATTACCGTTCCCAACCATTGGATTAGTGAACAGGTATGCGGCATTATTCACGTCAATAGTACTAATGATTATAGCTACATCAGTGGCCGGTGTATTCACTGCAGCTTCAAGTAACGCTAAGATGCGTAGTGTTATTGCGAGGAATGTTGGATTAAGCCTACTTGCATTAACGGTAACATACCTAGTGGGTTCACTGGCCCATGCCCTAGGCGCCACGGTTACGTGA
- a CDS encoding MBL fold metallo-hydrolase, producing the protein MVEVTIRDLTSRVSLVGTYYGDVELNMVYVKDSGVLLDTSTSSIIEDVVKVIGLPKVAIITHPHEDHAGGSGYLASRGVRVIAHEAARGFLYNNVINVDSFFSLKYRSCFTPEFTESFIRDFRSKVGSPVVHESFRGMLNLNGVKCIEAFGHTSGTVVCIVDDVMFTSDAVQGLGIRGLSTTDSIPQVSSIDDYLQTLNTLKSIKVKMLVPGHNYLPFSKRVLEGNEVEEFIEASIEAMNRLLGIAKVLLSERPLTICEFADNLIHEYGVKRSLYPQALITANAIIRFYKRRRLLRIIKEGDVELYSIK; encoded by the coding sequence ATGGTTGAGGTTACTATTAGGGATTTAACCAGTAGGGTTAGTCTCGTAGGTACGTATTACGGTGATGTTGAGTTAAACATGGTTTACGTAAAGGATAGTGGAGTATTACTCGATACATCAACCTCAAGCATAATTGAGGATGTGGTTAAGGTAATAGGGCTACCTAAGGTGGCTATAATAACGCATCCCCATGAGGATCATGCAGGTGGAAGCGGTTACTTAGCCAGTAGGGGTGTTAGGGTGATTGCGCATGAGGCTGCCAGAGGGTTCTTATACAATAATGTCATTAACGTGGATTCCTTCTTCTCACTTAAATATAGGTCATGCTTCACCCCTGAATTCACGGAATCCTTCATAAGAGACTTTAGGAGTAAAGTTGGTTCACCAGTGGTTCACGAATCCTTTAGAGGTATGCTTAATTTAAATGGCGTTAAGTGTATTGAAGCCTTCGGCCACACTTCAGGTACTGTGGTGTGTATTGTGGATGATGTAATGTTTACATCAGACGCAGTGCAGGGTTTAGGCATAAGGGGGTTGAGTACAACAGATTCAATACCACAGGTTTCATCGATTGACGATTACTTACAGACACTGAATACGCTTAAGAGTATTAAGGTTAAGATGCTTGTACCAGGGCATAATTACCTACCATTCTCCAAGAGGGTTCTTGAGGGGAATGAAGTTGAAGAATTTATTGAAGCCTCAATTGAGGCTATGAATAGGCTACTGGGGATAGCCAAGGTACTCCTCAGTGAAAGACCATTAACAATCTGCGAGTTTGCGGATAACCTGATACATGAGTATGGGGTTAAGAGGAGCCTGTACCCACAGGCCTTAATAACAGCCAACGCTATAATAAGATTCTATAAGAGGAGGAGGCTGCTTAGGATTATTAAGGAGGGTGATGTTGAACTTTACTCAATTAAGTGA
- a CDS encoding NAD(P)-dependent oxidoreductase: MVNVGLIGLGTMGWRIAKNLKDDGLLIGVFNRTMSKAIKFAEENKVNVFNNPAELARNVDVVLSIVSDDDAVKSIMLGENGVINGIKQGSLVIEMSTISPSTSIELANKIKEKGGLMVDAPIIGTSILIEKREAVVLIGGEREAYERAYEVVKHFARYVVHVGPNGYGLYAKLINNALLGSYVAALAEVVNLGEAMGLSSSVIMDVLTKLSSARSPTSELKVPKMINNDFTTQFATKHMRKDLDLVNKEASRLGVPVPMAALALQLYRMSEADGLSDDDFSAVIKILKRRNSTQR; the protein is encoded by the coding sequence ATGGTTAATGTAGGGTTAATAGGGTTAGGTACAATGGGCTGGAGGATTGCCAAGAATCTTAAGGATGATGGATTATTAATAGGGGTGTTTAATAGGACTATGAGCAAGGCCATTAAGTTCGCTGAGGAGAATAAGGTTAATGTGTTCAATAACCCTGCTGAATTAGCTAGGAACGTTGATGTAGTATTATCAATAGTGTCTGATGATGATGCCGTTAAATCCATTATGCTGGGTGAGAACGGTGTAATTAATGGGATTAAGCAAGGTTCCCTAGTGATTGAAATGTCAACAATATCACCCTCCACATCAATTGAGTTAGCTAACAAGATTAAGGAGAAGGGTGGGTTAATGGTTGATGCACCAATCATAGGTACTTCAATACTCATTGAGAAGCGTGAGGCTGTGGTACTTATTGGTGGTGAGAGGGAAGCTTACGAGAGGGCCTACGAGGTAGTTAAGCACTTTGCCCGCTATGTAGTTCACGTTGGGCCAAATGGGTATGGACTCTACGCAAAGTTAATTAATAATGCCCTACTCGGCTCCTACGTAGCAGCATTAGCCGAGGTGGTTAATTTAGGTGAAGCCATGGGGTTAAGCAGTAGTGTAATAATGGATGTTTTAACTAAACTGTCAAGTGCTAGGTCACCAACCTCGGAACTTAAGGTACCTAAGATGATTAACAATGATTTCACCACTCAATTCGCCACTAAACACATGAGAAAGGACCTCGACTTGGTTAATAAGGAGGCTAGCAGGTTAGGGGTCCCAGTACCAATGGCTGCATTGGCGCTTCAATTATATAGAATGAGCGAGGCAGATGGGTTAAGTGATGATGATTTCTCAGCAGTAATTAAGATACTTAAGAGACGTAACTCAACTCAACGTTAA
- a CDS encoding radical SAM/SPASM domain-containing protein: MDNITNKVSERSGTGALIAAIRMLNRGAVRHALSALMKEVEFNGERKPLLEWVMAAYAGNEPCPTIAHLASPFFKAMVKLTMSYFHADEDEVKQILSDPAIRRGIVTTLKGIALFGVTTPQKLPAPFFIVWNFTNLCNLKCIHCYQNAGRPLPNELTLEEKLRVVKELDEAGVPAIALSGGEPTIHPDFLTVLNEMNRRGFYSAVATNGLMFANMEFAERVKKAGLRYVEISIDAADPAVHDKFRGVEGAWDKAVRGLINAVKLGFSTALAFTVTKTNIDQVDKILDLAQEIGVRRVVFFNFVPVGRGRENLDIDLSPEERESFMRHIYMEMKRRNMEIVTTAPYYGRVVNQLSNNKDNAPTHFVIANDPITRELTEFIGGCGAGRIYAAIEPEGTLTPCVFLPYPVGNLRTKSFWDIWMDPFMENFRDRGRLKGFCGQCPYKMICGGCRARAYGYFGDVLAPDPGCIYNSKEWRRLKEEAEQWAKIKVTASKLGFK, encoded by the coding sequence ATGGATAATATTACTAATAAAGTCTCTGAGAGAAGTGGTACGGGTGCATTAATCGCCGCCATTAGGATGCTTAATAGGGGTGCTGTACGTCATGCATTATCAGCCTTAATGAAGGAGGTTGAGTTTAATGGTGAGAGGAAGCCACTGCTTGAGTGGGTTATGGCGGCCTACGCTGGTAATGAACCCTGCCCAACCATTGCTCATTTGGCGTCACCGTTCTTTAAGGCTATGGTTAAATTAACCATGAGCTACTTCCATGCTGATGAGGATGAGGTTAAGCAAATACTGAGTGACCCAGCTATTAGGAGGGGTATTGTTACTACACTTAAAGGTATTGCACTATTCGGTGTAACCACGCCTCAGAAGCTTCCAGCCCCATTCTTCATAGTTTGGAACTTCACTAACCTATGTAACCTTAAGTGTATTCACTGTTACCAGAATGCTGGTAGGCCATTACCAAATGAATTAACCCTAGAGGAGAAGCTTAGGGTTGTTAAGGAGCTTGATGAGGCTGGTGTACCGGCAATAGCCTTATCAGGTGGTGAACCAACAATACACCCAGACTTCTTAACAGTATTAAATGAAATGAATAGGAGGGGTTTCTACTCCGCAGTGGCCACTAATGGGCTCATGTTCGCTAATATGGAGTTCGCTGAAAGGGTTAAGAAGGCTGGGTTAAGGTACGTGGAGATTAGTATTGATGCTGCTGATCCAGCAGTCCACGATAAGTTTAGGGGTGTTGAGGGGGCTTGGGATAAGGCGGTTAGGGGGCTTATTAACGCCGTTAAGTTAGGCTTCAGCACTGCCTTAGCCTTCACAGTGACTAAGACTAATATTGACCAGGTTGATAAGATACTTGACCTAGCCCAGGAAATAGGCGTGAGGAGGGTTGTCTTCTTCAACTTCGTCCCAGTGGGGAGGGGTCGTGAAAACCTGGATATTGACCTATCCCCCGAGGAGAGGGAGAGTTTCATGAGGCATATTTACATGGAGATGAAGAGGAGGAACATGGAGATAGTCACCACGGCACCATACTACGGTAGGGTTGTTAACCAATTAAGTAACAATAAGGACAATGCCCCAACACACTTCGTGATCGCCAATGACCCGATAACAAGGGAATTAACAGAATTCATCGGTGGCTGTGGAGCTGGCAGAATATACGCGGCCATTGAACCAGAAGGCACTCTCACTCCATGCGTCTTCTTACCTTACCCAGTGGGTAACCTTAGGACTAAGTCGTTCTGGGATATTTGGATGGATCCGTTTATGGAGAATTTCAGGGATAGGGGTAGGCTTAAGGGCTTCTGTGGTCAATGCCCATATAAGATGATTTGCGGTGGTTGTAGGGCTAGGGCATACGGCTACTTCGGCGATGTCCTAGCCCCGGACCCAGGCTGCATATATAATTCCAAGGAGTGGAGGAGGCTTAAGGAGGAGGCTGAGCAGTGGGCTAAGATTAAGGTCACTGCTTCTAAGCTAGGGTTTAAGTGA